Below is a genomic region from Rhodohalobacter sp. 614A.
GTATGGAACGAATTCCAATGGGAGTCTCACCTGAACGAAATTGAACGACGCAGCGAACAACTGCGCCGCTTTATCACATCCGACCCTAAAGGAAAAACCCCAAGATGGATCACTCTTCTCCAGGAAAGCATGGATGAACTGGATGCTGTTGAAGCATTCATTGAAGAGGAGCTTCTTCTTGATGAGGCCTATTTCCCCGAAGATGAAGATGATTGGGAAGATGATGAAGACGAATTTGAAGATGACGATTTTTTCTTCAAAGATTCTTCATTTCCTTTTTATGACGAAGAAGAAGACGAGGAAGATGATTTTGACTATGGTGAGGAATGGAAGGAATTAAGTGATGATTTTACCCTTTCCGACTACGGATCAATCGAAAATCTGGATATCTACCAGGAAGCCCGCGCCTACGCTGTGGATGTTCTGAAATGGGCTGAGATTGTCCCCCCGCAAATGCAAACCAAACATATTCATGAGTTTATTACGAATGTTTTAAAAATCACGGCCAAGCTTGCCGGCGGTTACTCTTTTGGTTTCGAACAGGATGTACTGGGTGGAAATATCGCTTATACTAAAAAAGCACTTTATAGTGCCAATGCAGCCCTTAGCCATCTACAGCAGATGAGGAGAGAGCCGTTTATTACTTCACTTGTCTATTCAAAATTTCATGGCCGCCTGTTCGAGATGCGCAACGATATCGGAATTTATATCCAGGAGTTGAGAGACCGTTTTCAGCTTGGGCTTGAGTAATTATAAATCTCTTTCATTTCTGAAACCTTTTTCCTGAGAACAGACAGTAACTTTTTTGCCTTTTCAAGGTGTATTCTGTCAGGCAAGACTGCTACTCTGGACCATTTTTTCTAATTTCGTGATTGCCGTTATCATTCAAATAAATATCGGGGAAAATTTTCCATTTATGATCAAGGGTTCGCTACTTAAAGGTACTGGCAAACACCGATAGCTTATCGTCTTTACCTTTATTACCCGTGAACTCATTTTTAAATTATCCTTATAGCTTCATGAATAGGATGTTTATTTATGCATAAATTTTTTAGTATACCTACAACAATCATCAGGTTATTATGTGCAAAAAAACTATTCTAGCATTAATTATTCTTTTATCTCTCCTGTTTATTTTTCCGTCAATAATTCTTAGCCAGCAAGTTATCTTGTCCTTTGATGATGGTTTTTTGGGAGACCAGGACGGTAATGGTTGTGTGGCCTGTACAAATACATCCACATTAGGTGTTACCAATCTTCGGTTTGGACAAGCATCTAATACCGGTAACTTCGCCGCTCAAGGAAATGATATTATTGGATTTGTAAAGTTTAAAGATGTAAACGGTATCGAATATCAAATAAATGGGAATATTCAATATCGTATCACAAGCGGAAGCACACTACGAGCCTTTGGATTTGTACCAACGAATACCAACCCTGTAACTATTGCTACTAATACAACTACCACCACACCATCAGGCACTTTCGAAATTATCGGGATCAATCAAACCAATTCCAGTACATTTGGTTTTATTGCTGAAGGACAAATGATAACATTAAATAATGGTAGCATCAGGGGAAACGCAGCCACATCCGGCCTGGTTGATCAACTCAACACCTATTTAGCCAGTCAAATAAATATCTCTGTTACTGGTATTACTGTGAACGAAGGCGATGGTACAGCTACGGTAACCGTTTCCATAAACTCTGCACCTTCAGAGATAATAACAGTGGATTATATTACGCAAGACTCAACCGCAATTGAAGGTAGTGACTATACCTCAGCAAATGGTACGCTAACATTCCCAGCTTCATCTTCATCAAGCCAAACCTTTACGATTCCCATTACAGACGACTCCATTGTTGAGGAAAGTGAGTTTATTAAGATTTTGCTGTCAAATCCCACCGGAGGTGCGGGAATAACCAATAATACAGCAGTCGTCACTGTTCTGGATAACGACTCAGTACAGGATGAAAATTTAGTTCTAAATATTACCCAACGAAATTGCTGGCGTTTTTTATCATCCCCTCTACAAAATCTTACTTACAATACTATCATTGAACCTTTTTGGACCCAAGGAGTTACAGGATCCGATTCAGCCCCGCCAGGAACTGATGCAAACCTTTCCAATATATTTATTTGGGATAAAACTACCACTGAAAACTCCCCATCTGGCTGGATAACCACCGGTTTGGATCTAAATAATGTTGTACCGGAAGGAGAGGGATTTTTAATGAGTTTTTTTGAAGATGATAACTTCGACGGAATCATACAACCAGGTGAACAGTTCGATAAGCAGACTACTGTATCCGGTACAGCGCACCCTTTTGATGCAACCATCAGTCCTTCAATGAATCCCAATCCAGATGGGTGGACATTGGTTGGCAATCCATTTAATGATGCCATTGATTTTGGATATCTAACAGCAAATGGCCTGACTACTGATCTGACAGATGTAGCATATGTATACAATATTAATGCTGCCGGATCCAATCCAAATACGAATGGCAATCCTGGAGGCTGGGTTTCCACAAATGGATCTATTGGAGATTTGCACGATGGAAAAATTGCTGTTTTTCAAGGATTTCTTGTGCAAAACACCTCCTCTGCCACCAATCCCGAAATTACATTTAATAATGCATCCCGAACAACGGGCGCCACTTTTTATGGAAAAGAAAATCGGCAACATCAAAATTATGTTCGTTTTGAACTGAACGGTGACCGGGTTCAAAATTCAGCATGGCTCTCCTTTTCTGAAAATGCCAGCGCTGAAAAAATGAAAGGCGATGCCTATGAACTTGTCCCATTTAAGGATGATTATGCATTATTGGCTTCCAAAAAAGGAGAAGAACTTTTTGATATCGGGCAATTTCCGGTTCAACCCACAACCGAAATCCCACTGCATATAGAAACCACCGTTTCGGGTGCATACTCAATTTCTGCTACCGATTTGAACACCTCACCCGGATTGAAACTCATTTTCAAAGATAACCAAGAAGGGATTTCAATTCCTGTGGATGAAAATTTTCACTATCAATTTTTTATCGATCAAGCTTCGAAAGCTCTTAACGGTAATACCCATCTCACATGCCGGTC
It encodes:
- a CDS encoding Calx-beta domain-containing protein, which produces MCKKTILALIILLSLLFIFPSIILSQQVILSFDDGFLGDQDGNGCVACTNTSTLGVTNLRFGQASNTGNFAAQGNDIIGFVKFKDVNGIEYQINGNIQYRITSGSTLRAFGFVPTNTNPVTIATNTTTTTPSGTFEIIGINQTNSSTFGFIAEGQMITLNNGSIRGNAATSGLVDQLNTYLASQINISVTGITVNEGDGTATVTVSINSAPSEIITVDYITQDSTAIEGSDYTSANGTLTFPASSSSSQTFTIPITDDSIVEESEFIKILLSNPTGGAGITNNTAVVTVLDNDSVQDENLVLNITQRNCWRFLSSPLQNLTYNTIIEPFWTQGVTGSDSAPPGTDANLSNIFIWDKTTTENSPSGWITTGLDLNNVVPEGEGFLMSFFEDDNFDGIIQPGEQFDKQTTVSGTAHPFDATISPSMNPNPDGWTLVGNPFNDAIDFGYLTANGLTTDLTDVAYVYNINAAGSNPNTNGNPGGWVSTNGSIGDLHDGKIAVFQGFLVQNTSSATNPEITFNNASRTTGATFYGKENRQHQNYVRFELNGDRVQNSAWLSFSENASAEKMKGDAYELVPFKDDYALLASKKGEELFDIGQFPVQPTTEIPLHIETTVSGAYSISATDLNTSPGLKLIFKDNQEGISIPVDENFHYQFFIDQASKALNGNTHLTCRSTGDELVKAFTPNPAKIATGVNNRFSIYITDKNEPGFEIPAKVGLSQNYPNPFNPTTIISYQLPASSDVLLEVYDLVGRKVATLVNGPMQAGIHSVDFNAGTLSSGVYIYRLQTGNKTLSRKLTVIK